A part of Primulina eburnea isolate SZY01 chromosome 10, ASM2296580v1, whole genome shotgun sequence genomic DNA contains:
- the LOC140802873 gene encoding uncharacterized protein produces the protein MESPVDSWVMDSGASFHTTGNRDVFDNYIAGDYGKVFLADGKPLEIIVGQLDDEGHKVTFGDGSWKVKKGAMIVARGKKTGTLYMTSSLRNKLAAVDAGANSSLWHSRLGDTSEKRMKMLVSNGKLPGLKIVEHKLCETVFFGKQKKVSFSKEVREPISADLELVHTDVCGPSPVTSIRDHSIYYGTTVDDSSRKFWVYFAKNKSDVYETFKQWELAMEDVMDSLSSNHMWELSELPEGKKILNSKWEYRLEHDGSKWYKEILVVKGEKKVIGYTDIFSLVVKLTTIRTVLGLMVKEDLHLEQLDVKTTSLHGELVEEMNQSQGFEVRGKEKIADHYFYVKLDGYYIILLIYVDDMLIARACLEEIDKLKKELSKKFALKDLDATKQILGMRILRDRVNGVLKFEKIPGSKNPADMLTKAVIIEKLKLCLTSVGLLD, from the exons ATGGAAAGCCCGGTTGATTCTTGGGTTATGGACTCGGGAGCTTCGTTTCATACCACTGGTAATCGTGATGTATTCGATAATTACATTGCGGGAGATTACGGAAAAGTTTTCCTGGCTGATGGAAAACCTTTGGAAATAATTG TGGGACAGCTTGACGACGAAGGTCATAAGGTGACCTTTGGTGATGGTTCTTGGAAAGTGAAAAAAGGAGCCATGATTGTTGCTCGAGGAAAGAAAACTGGAACACTTTATATGACTTCCAGTCTGAGAAATAAATTAGCAGCTGTGGATGCTGGAGCTAATTCAAGTCTATGGCATAGTAGGCTTGGGGATACGAGtgagaagagaatgaagatgcTTGTTTCAAACGGAAAGCTACCGGGATTAAAGATCGTTGAACACAAGCTGTGTGAAACTGTATTTTTTGGAAAGCAGAAAAAGGTGAGCTTTTCAAAAGAGGTCAGAGAACCGATATCGGCGGATTTGGAGCTGGTACATACTGATGTATGTGGACCATCGCCTGTGACATCCATTCGAGATCACTCAATATATTATGGCACTACTGTTGACGATTCGAGCAGGAAATTTTGGGTTTATTTTGCGAAAAATAAATCGGATGTTTATGAGACCTTTAAACAGTGGGAGTTAGCCATGGAAGATGTGATGGATTCACTGTCATCCAATCACATGTGGGAGTTGTCAGAACTTCCTGAAGGTAAAAAGATTTTAAATAGCAAGTGGGAGTACCGGTTAGAACATGACGGTAGCAAGTGGTACAAagaaatacttgttgtaaaaggTGAAAAGAAAGTCATTGGTTACACTGATATTTTCTCTCTGGTGGTAAAGTTAACTACTATCAGGACTGTACTTGGATTGATGGTAAAAGAAGATTTACATCTGGAACAGTTAGATGTAAAGACAACGTCTCTTCATGGTGAGCTAGTTGAAGAAATGAATCAATCACAGGGATTTGAAGTACGAGGGAAAGAGAAAATA GCTGATCACTATTTTTATGTGAAGCTTGATGGTTATTATATCATACTActgatatatgtagatgatatgttgATAGCAAGAGCTTGTCTGGAGGAGATTGATAAACTCAAGAAAGAGTTATCAAAGAAATTTGCTTTGAAGGATTTGGATGCTACAAAACAAATCCTTGGAATGAGGATCCTTAGAGATCGGGTGAATGGAGTCTTGAAGTTTGAGAAGATTCCTGGAAGCAAGAATCCAGCTGATATGCTCACGAAGGCTGTTATcattgaaaaactgaagttgtgtttGACTTCAGTTGGTCTCCTGGACTAA